CGCCGCTTGCGCCCCAGAACCCCTGGGTGGAGTCCGGTACCAGGTCCAGCACGCTCGTACCGTTGATCTTCACCTCGCCGCACGTGAGCTCGCCTCCCAGGGCCATGGCTTCATCGAGGTCGGTGCCGAACACATACCCGGCCAGCCCGGTGCTCCGCGAATTCGCCAGGGCCAGCGCCTCGGCGTCATCGGCCACCCGGTGCACGGTGAGAACCGGCCCGAAGATCTCGTCGACCGCCAACTCCGTGGGGGCGCCGTCGATGACCACGGGCGCGTGGAAGAAGCCCGCATCCGGCACCCGAGTCACACTGTGCACGACGCCGCCCGCGGCGGACAGTTTCGCCACGGCGCGCGAAACATGCTGGTACTGATCATGATGCGCCTGTGGACCCATGACGGCCTCCGGATCGAGGGAGTGTCCCAGCGGGATCGCGCGGAGCCGGTCGAGCAGGGCGTCGATCAGCTCGGCGTGGCGTGCGGCCACCACGGCCACGCTGCCCGGACTCTCGCACCATTGGCCGTTGAGCTTCGTGAAGCCGGCGACGAGGGCGTCGGCCGTCGCGTCGATGTCGGCGTCGGCGCGCACGATCGCCGGATTGTTGCTGCCCAACTCGAGTTGCAGGGCCTTGCAGTCGGTTGCCGCGGCGTGAGCGACGGCCACGCCCGCGGCACGCCCGCCCGTGAACGACAGCGCGCGGACCCGCGGATCGGCGGCCAGCTGCTGGCCGACCTCCCGTCCGCCGTGCACGAGTTGGAAGATCTCGGGCGGCAGCCCTGCCTCGGCCACGGCCTGTTGGATGGCCTCGGCCACCAGTGCGGAGCTGGCCGGGGCCCAGTTCGAGGGTTTGGCGATGACGGGTGCACCGGCCGCGAGGGCGAACGCGGTCTTCTTGGCGACGATGAAGCTCGGCGCGTTCCACGGTGCGATCACGGCGACAGGGCCCCACGGCAGCCGGCGCAGCCGCACGGGCCTGCCGGGCTCGGCGGCGTCGCGGTCGCCCGGATCGGCCTGGAGATGGTCTGCGGCCGCGCACATCGCATCGGAAAGTCCTTGTGCGAAGAGGTCGGTCACCGACACGACCACGCCGGTGTTGATCGCGTCGTGACGCGCGATGTCACCTGCCCGTTCCGCCAGCAGGTCCGCGGTGCGGCGCAGCACTGCGATGCGCGTGGGCACCGGTGTGTTGCGCCAGGTGCCCGCGGCGTGAAGCGCGGCAGCGGCGGCGACGGCGCGGTCCACGTCGGCCGTACCGGTCTGCAGTTGCCGTTGCAGTACCGCACCGGTGTTCGGGTCGGTAAGGTCGGCGCCCAGGTCGTTCTGGGGCGTCGACCAGGCGCCGCAGATGAAGTCACGCTGCGGGGCGAGTTCCTCTGCGCTGAGGGTCGTTGTCACGGGGTCACCTGTCTCAGATCGTTTCGAGGTAGCGGTCGCGGTCCCAGTCGCTGACCGACCGCAGGAACTGCAGCCACTCGTGGCGTGCCACGGTGGCGTAGTGGCTGACCACCTCTTTGTCGAATGTGGTTGCGGCGAACAGGCTCTGCTCGAGCTTCTCGGCGGCGTCGCCCAGCGTGATCGGCAGCTCACCGTGCTGTTCGGCATAGCCGTCGCCGGTGCAGGGCGGGCCTGGATCGATCTGGCGGGCCATACCGTCGCGCATGCTGCCGAGCACCGCGGCCGACGCGAGGTAGGGGTTGACGTCGGCGCC
This genomic window from Mycolicibacterium goodii contains:
- a CDS encoding aldehyde dehydrogenase family protein; the protein is MTTTLSAEELAPQRDFICGAWSTPQNDLGADLTDPNTGAVLQRQLQTGTADVDRAVAAAAALHAAGTWRNTPVPTRIAVLRRTADLLAERAGDIARHDAINTGVVVSVTDLFAQGLSDAMCAAADHLQADPGDRDAAEPGRPVRLRRLPWGPVAVIAPWNAPSFIVAKKTAFALAAGAPVIAKPSNWAPASSALVAEAIQQAVAEAGLPPEIFQLVHGGREVGQQLAADPRVRALSFTGGRAAGVAVAHAAATDCKALQLELGSNNPAIVRADADIDATADALVAGFTKLNGQWCESPGSVAVVAARHAELIDALLDRLRAIPLGHSLDPEAVMGPQAHHDQYQHVSRAVAKLSAAGGVVHSVTRVPDAGFFHAPVVIDGAPTELAVDEIFGPVLTVHRVADDAEALALANSRSTGLAGYVFGTDLDEAMALGGELTCGEVKINGTSVLDLVPDSTQGFWGASGVGCHGDAELLQFFRGARIVGVDRPGLPI